One Campylobacter concisus DNA window includes the following coding sequences:
- a CDS encoding glycosyltransferase family 4 protein codes for MYKIAFIIFSLASGGAERVLTILANELIRKYKIYIITFSSDDPFYSLDSRIEHIKLGIDKESKNIFQSIKNSLARLTLLKRTLKDINANTNISFMTHTNILSIVVSKLNRQHIIISERAAYDFYNSLALNILRRITYTFCDMLVLQTLSDRNNYKFITNSIVIYNPVSKIQNAKMNKKNIILGVGRLENKKGFYNLVLAFEKLKLDDWQLHIAGDGPQRIELENLIKKLRLDNVKLLGNKKDIFSQYAVASIFVLCSEREGFPNVLLEAMSCGCAAVSFNCNYGPGEIIENRKNGILVEDQNFEELANEIRALTMDNDMRKKIASEAVGVKEKFSLEKIVKQWDSVIQKVLDD; via the coding sequence ATGTATAAAATAGCATTTATAATTTTCTCTTTAGCTTCTGGAGGAGCTGAGAGAGTCTTAACAATATTGGCGAATGAACTTATAAGAAAATATAAAATATATATAATTACTTTTTCAAGTGATGATCCTTTTTATAGTCTAGACAGCAGGATAGAACATATAAAATTAGGTATAGACAAAGAATCAAAAAACATATTTCAATCTATTAAGAATTCTTTGGCACGTTTGACCCTATTAAAAAGAACATTAAAAGACATCAATGCTAATACTAATATAAGTTTTATGACTCACACAAATATTTTGAGCATAGTTGTATCAAAACTAAATAGGCAACATATTATTATTTCTGAGCGTGCAGCATATGATTTTTATAATTCATTAGCCTTAAATATTTTACGAAGAATAACCTATACATTTTGTGATATGCTAGTTTTACAAACATTGTCTGATCGAAATAACTATAAATTTATAACCAATAGTATTGTTATTTATAATCCTGTTAGTAAAATCCAAAATGCAAAAATGAATAAAAAAAATATAATTTTAGGTGTAGGGAGGTTGGAAAACAAAAAGGGATTTTATAATTTGGTCTTAGCCTTTGAGAAACTAAAATTAGATGATTGGCAACTACATATTGCAGGGGATGGTCCACAAAGAATTGAGTTGGAGAATTTAATAAAAAAACTAAGATTAGATAATGTTAAATTACTTGGCAATAAAAAAGATATATTTAGTCAATATGCAGTAGCTTCTATTTTTGTACTATGTTCTGAAAGAGAAGGATTTCCAAATGTACTTTTAGAGGCAATGTCTTGTGGCTGCGCTGCTGTGAGCTTTAATTGCAATTATGGACCTGGAGAAATTATAGAAAATAGAAAAAATGGAATTTTAGTAGAAGATCAAAATTTTGAAGAATTGGCCAATGAAATTAGGGCGTTAACAATGGATAATGATATGAGAAAAAAAATAGCTAGTGAAGCTGTTGGGGTAAAAGAAAAATTTTCTTTAGAGAAAATAGTAAAACAATGGGATAGCGTAATCCAAAAGGTTCTTGATGATTAG
- a CDS encoding glycosyltransferase gives MISLVLAIRSLNIGGAERQFIELLKNIDKSKFKVSVCTMYGGCQEVDIMGIGNIEYYNLKKKGPYDILGFYLTYKKLLHGIKPDVVYSFMPEMNLFSLWCKPKKTKIIWGFRASNIDLDKYNNIAKLVFLLQKIFSNKANLIIANSYSSIEFHKSVGYFMDRSVVIPNGIDVNKFTPNKKENNNFREKYGIDQRDIVIGIVARLDPMKGYIVLSKAAKEILEKYKNIVFFSVGRGDENIKIECQKVLEYNNRFIWLGQQYDVERLYAGFDIVVSSSSSESFSNSIAEAMSSGCMVVVTDVGDSRRIVGDIGVVVEPNNVDALLCGIDRALQSNYKYIGRMCRDRILNNFSIKNMIESTQMEIIKCVE, from the coding sequence ATGATTAGCCTTGTTTTAGCAATACGTTCATTAAATATTGGGGGCGCAGAAAGACAATTTATAGAGCTTTTAAAAAATATTGATAAAAGTAAATTTAAAGTATCTGTTTGTACTATGTATGGTGGTTGTCAGGAAGTAGATATTATGGGTATAGGGAATATAGAATATTATAACCTTAAAAAGAAGGGTCCATATGATATTCTAGGGTTTTATTTGACTTACAAAAAGCTTTTACACGGTATAAAACCAGATGTCGTTTATAGTTTTATGCCTGAGATGAACCTTTTTTCCCTATGGTGCAAGCCTAAAAAAACAAAAATTATTTGGGGTTTTCGTGCTTCAAATATAGATTTAGATAAATATAATAATATTGCTAAGCTTGTTTTTTTATTGCAAAAAATATTTTCAAATAAAGCAAACCTTATTATTGCGAATTCATATAGTTCTATAGAATTTCATAAAAGTGTTGGATATTTTATGGATAGATCCGTTGTTATTCCAAACGGAATAGATGTCAATAAATTTACGCCAAATAAAAAAGAAAATAATAATTTTAGAGAGAAGTACGGCATTGATCAAAGAGACATTGTTATAGGCATAGTTGCAAGACTAGATCCTATGAAAGGGTATATAGTGCTCTCAAAAGCTGCAAAAGAAATACTTGAAAAATATAAAAATATAGTATTTTTTTCGGTAGGACGTGGCGATGAAAATATTAAAATAGAATGCCAAAAGGTGCTAGAATATAATAATAGGTTTATTTGGCTTGGACAGCAATATGATGTCGAAAGACTGTATGCCGGTTTTGATATCGTTGTTTCTTCTTCCAGTAGTGAAAGTTTTAGTAACTCAATAGCAGAAGCCATGAGCTCTGGGTGTATGGTTGTAGTTACTGATGTTGGTGATAGCAGAAGGATTGTGGGGGATATTGGAGTGGTTGTTGAGCCAAATAATGTTGATGCGCTACTTTGTGGAATAGATAGGGCATTGCAAAGCAATTATAAATATATTGGTCGTATGTGTAGAGATCGAATACTAAATAATTTTTCTATAAAGAATATGATAGAAAGTACCCAAATGGAAATAATAAAATGTGTGGAATAG
- the asnB gene encoding asparagine synthase (glutamine-hydrolyzing) — protein MCGIVGFNSKNSAKIDAMLDSIKHRGPDGVGKFESDLFSMGHVRLSILDLSKNGDQPMYFENIVMVYNGEIYNFKEIRKELINYGYHFVSNTDSEVVLKAYHKWGIKAINKFIGMFAIAFYDKSNQILTIIRDRTGIKPLYYFFNGDDFIFASELRPIMKFQNNLDISNDALSEFFRYGYISSNLSIFKDCYKLPAGYFGVFDLNQKSFKLEQYWSVLPFFDMPKFDVSEEKLIDNLEEVLVNAFTCTTVSDVPIGIFLSGGIDSSIVTAILQKHCGNVNTFTIGFNNEKYNEAEYAKNIARFLKTNHHEEYLDISQAKSILKKFPDIYDEPFADSSGIPTVLVSEFAKKNGIKVVLSADGGDEIFCGYERYWNIHKIGKEMFKVPKILRKYISRTMTFSKGYVLPLLSLSENLRHKYYQLKEILNCNEWLNFYELMVQSNKNYEIEELFKKRTFIEKSIISLNSSNEHAMQDMMLWDFNRYMPDDILTKVDRATMSVGIEGREPMLDHRIIEFMARVPFELKYKNKTSKYILRKVLERYVPSEMFSRPKMGFGIPMLEWFSGDLSYLFNEFLRKDRIQHNLLNECCIANELKKLKNGKQRNINKLWFILAFQMWYFKYIK, from the coding sequence ATGTGTGGAATAGTTGGATTTAATAGTAAAAATAGTGCAAAAATAGATGCCATGTTAGATAGTATAAAACATAGGGGTCCTGATGGAGTTGGCAAATTTGAAAGCGATTTATTTTCTATGGGCCATGTTAGATTGTCGATATTAGATCTTAGCAAAAATGGTGATCAACCAATGTATTTTGAAAATATTGTTATGGTCTATAATGGTGAGATTTATAATTTTAAGGAGATACGCAAAGAGCTTATAAACTATGGATATCATTTTGTATCAAACACCGATAGTGAGGTTGTTCTAAAAGCTTATCATAAATGGGGTATAAAAGCTATTAATAAATTTATAGGCATGTTTGCTATTGCATTTTATGATAAAAGTAACCAAATTCTAACAATAATAAGAGATAGAACTGGAATTAAACCATTATATTACTTTTTTAATGGTGATGATTTTATTTTTGCTAGTGAATTAAGACCGATAATGAAATTTCAAAATAATTTAGATATATCAAACGATGCACTAAGTGAGTTTTTTCGCTATGGATATATTTCATCAAACCTGTCTATTTTTAAGGACTGTTATAAATTACCAGCTGGATATTTTGGAGTATTTGATTTAAATCAAAAAAGTTTTAAATTAGAACAGTATTGGTCTGTTTTACCTTTTTTTGACATGCCTAAGTTTGATGTGAGCGAAGAGAAGCTCATAGATAATTTAGAAGAAGTTCTTGTTAATGCTTTTACCTGCACAACTGTATCCGATGTTCCTATAGGTATTTTTTTGAGCGGTGGCATAGATAGTAGTATTGTAACTGCAATACTACAAAAGCATTGTGGTAATGTTAATACTTTTACTATAGGTTTTAATAATGAAAAATATAATGAAGCAGAATATGCGAAGAACATAGCTAGATTTTTGAAAACAAATCATCATGAGGAATATCTAGATATTTCACAGGCAAAATCTATATTAAAGAAATTCCCGGATATCTACGATGAACCTTTTGCTGATAGTAGTGGAATACCAACTGTTTTGGTTAGCGAGTTTGCAAAAAAAAATGGTATAAAAGTAGTTTTAAGTGCCGATGGTGGTGATGAAATATTCTGTGGATATGAACGATATTGGAATATACATAAAATTGGAAAAGAAATGTTTAAGGTCCCAAAAATATTACGTAAATATATATCCCGTACTATGACTTTCTCAAAAGGATATGTTTTGCCATTATTGTCTCTTTCTGAAAATTTAAGGCATAAGTATTATCAGTTAAAAGAAATATTGAATTGTAATGAATGGTTAAATTTTTATGAGCTTATGGTTCAAAGTAATAAAAACTATGAAATAGAAGAGCTTTTTAAGAAACGAACATTTATTGAAAAAAGCATTATATCTTTAAATAGCTCAAATGAACATGCTATGCAAGATATGATGTTATGGGATTTTAATAGATATATGCCAGATGATATACTAACAAAAGTTGATAGAGCTACAATGAGTGTAGGAATAGAGGGGCGAGAACCTATGCTTGATCATCGAATAATAGAATTTATGGCTAGGGTTCCATTTGAATTAAAATATAAAAATAAAACAAGTAAATATATTTTACGTAAGGTTCTAGAAAGATATGTACCAAGCGAAATGTTTAGTAGACCAAAGATGGGATTTGGAATCCCTATGTTGGAGTGGTTTAGCGGCGATTTATCGTATTTATTCAATGAGTTTTTAAGAAAAGATAGAATACAACATAATTTATTAAATGAGTGTTGTATAGCTAATGAGCTTAAAAAATTAAAAAATGGCAAACAGCGAAACATAAATAAACTATGGTTTATTTTAGCATTTCAAATGTGGTATTTTAAATATATAAAATAA
- a CDS encoding glycosyltransferase, with amino-acid sequence MKKINVLQLITGLGIGGAEKVVYDISINIDKDKFNNYVVSLSKQNDMLKEFIDSGTSVISLNKKKSLVDLFCMFIRLVKFVYEKDIDVIHAHMSHSIIVATLLKITKPKIKIITTSHSLKMESLCREIFLYIFKFLRFKDIIFSKRMVRFFYIKDYEVLPNGIDVSHYSIDKKKNNRFTFISIGRLEEVKNHKDIIRIAYEMKGRFDFELQIVGDGILRCELQKLIDELELNDNVKLLGFRKDIPLLLNQAHCFLLPSLWEGMPIVLLEAAASCLPIISTPVGGIKDFLDDTNATLSSIANFKQEMIKMINNYDAYLVKANKLYLKVKNEYSIKAIVERHERIYLEAFQKTESITCAG; translated from the coding sequence ATGAAGAAAATAAATGTATTGCAACTCATAACCGGACTTGGTATCGGAGGTGCTGAAAAGGTAGTATATGATATTTCTATTAATATAGATAAAGATAAATTTAATAATTATGTCGTTTCACTATCTAAACAAAATGATATGCTAAAAGAATTTATAGATTCTGGAACTAGTGTAATATCTTTAAATAAAAAAAAATCTTTGGTTGATTTGTTTTGCATGTTTATAAGACTTGTAAAGTTTGTTTATGAAAAAGATATTGATGTTATTCATGCCCATATGTCGCATTCAATCATTGTTGCTACTTTGCTAAAAATTACGAAACCAAAAATTAAGATTATAACTACATCACATAGCTTAAAAATGGAATCATTGTGTCGTGAAATTTTTCTTTATATATTTAAATTTTTACGTTTTAAGGATATTATTTTTTCTAAAAGAATGGTTAGATTTTTTTATATTAAAGACTATGAGGTTTTACCAAATGGAATTGATGTCTCGCATTATAGTATTGATAAAAAAAAGAATAACAGGTTTACATTTATATCAATTGGAAGACTTGAAGAGGTAAAAAATCATAAAGATATAATAAGAATAGCTTATGAGATGAAAGGTAGGTTTGATTTTGAGCTACAAATAGTTGGCGATGGAATACTTAGATGCGAATTGCAAAAATTGATCGATGAATTAGAACTTAATGACAACGTAAAACTATTAGGATTTAGAAAAGATATTCCTTTGTTGCTAAATCAAGCACATTGCTTTCTACTGCCATCGTTATGGGAAGGTATGCCAATTGTACTTCTCGAGGCTGCTGCTAGCTGTTTGCCAATAATTTCAACCCCGGTAGGAGGAATAAAGGATTTTCTTGATGATACGAATGCAACACTTTCTTCTATTGCTAATTTTAAGCAGGAAATGATAAAAATGATAAATAACTATGATGCTTACTTGGTAAAAGCAAACAAACTTTATTTAAAAGTTAAAAATGAGTATTCAATTAAAGCAATAGTAGAGAGGCATGAGAGAATTTATTTGGAAGCTTTTCAAAAAACAGAAAGCATAACATGTGCGGGTTAG
- the asnB gene encoding asparagine synthase (glutamine-hydrolyzing): MCGLVGFIDKNKNEQILVDMLEIQAYRGPDDRGVFFDEKSGVHLGHNRLSIMDLSSNGHQPFVSDCGGYVIVFNGEVYNFKAIKGELLALGYKFVSNSDTEVILYSYKEWGDECLAKFIGMFAFAILDKNKNELFLCRDRAGVKPLYYYFDGINFIFSSEIKSFHKHPKFKKEQNLDTLAYFFQFGYIPAPYSIFKDCFKLPAGYYLKFDIVKTTFKITKYWDVGYFYAQPKFNKNESEILNELEGLLDSAINLRTIADVPVGVFLSGGYDSSLVTALLSKTHKIDTFTIGFDDTRFNEAAHAKQVAAHFSTNHHEYYINEADMLSCIDTLSFFYDEPFGDSSAVATMAVSKMAKQDVTVALSADGGDEHFCGYSKYFFLYKFHNIFSTSFKRNLIKIGLNLINEKIADIANQVLPNNIRQTNFRDKFLKLKRAINSKNLDEMFINASSYVDRSDVTKFLKIGLKQEYVNVWKNEHKLDFLDHMMMCDYKLFMCDDVLTKVDRATMSVSLEGREPLLDYRLIEYLARVPVNIKYKNNQPKYLLRQILYKYIPKDIIDKPKSGFQIPLAKWLRGDIRWLVEENLDSRALNDEIFDVKQIQNLKDRFYAGEELQSLIWFMVVYQMWKRRWLE, from the coding sequence ATGTGCGGGTTAGTTGGTTTTATAGATAAAAATAAAAATGAGCAAATTTTAGTAGATATGCTAGAGATACAGGCATATCGCGGCCCAGATGATAGAGGTGTTTTTTTTGATGAAAAAAGTGGCGTTCACCTTGGCCACAACCGCCTATCTATAATGGATCTAAGCTCAAATGGTCATCAGCCATTTGTGAGTGATTGTGGTGGGTATGTGATAGTTTTTAATGGAGAGGTTTATAACTTTAAAGCTATAAAGGGAGAGCTATTAGCCCTTGGCTATAAATTTGTATCAAATTCTGACACCGAAGTTATTTTGTACTCTTATAAAGAGTGGGGTGATGAGTGTCTTGCTAAATTTATAGGAATGTTTGCATTTGCTATTTTGGATAAAAATAAAAATGAGCTATTCTTATGCCGTGATAGAGCTGGTGTAAAACCACTTTATTACTATTTTGATGGTATAAATTTTATTTTTTCTTCTGAGATCAAATCTTTTCACAAGCATCCAAAATTTAAGAAAGAGCAAAATTTAGATACGCTAGCTTATTTTTTCCAGTTTGGCTACATTCCTGCACCTTATAGTATTTTTAAGGATTGTTTTAAACTTCCTGCTGGTTATTATTTAAAATTTGATATTGTCAAAACAACATTTAAAATAACAAAATATTGGGATGTAGGATATTTTTATGCACAGCCAAAATTTAATAAAAACGAGAGTGAAATTTTAAACGAACTTGAAGGTCTTTTAGATAGTGCAATAAATTTACGTACTATCGCTGATGTACCAGTTGGTGTCTTTTTAAGCGGTGGATATGATAGCTCACTGGTGACTGCTTTACTAAGCAAAACGCATAAGATTGATACATTTACCATAGGTTTTGATGATACTAGATTTAACGAGGCTGCCCACGCAAAGCAAGTGGCCGCGCACTTTAGTACAAATCATCATGAGTATTATATAAATGAAGCCGATATGCTTTCATGCATCGACACTCTTTCTTTCTTTTATGATGAGCCTTTTGGGGATAGCTCTGCGGTAGCGACTATGGCAGTTTCAAAAATGGCAAAACAAGATGTAACAGTTGCACTTAGCGCAGATGGTGGAGATGAACATTTTTGTGGATATAGCAAGTATTTCTTTTTATATAAATTTCATAATATTTTTTCTACTTCGTTCAAGAGAAATTTGATAAAAATTGGATTAAATTTAATAAATGAAAAAATAGCCGACATTGCAAATCAAGTCTTACCAAATAATATCCGCCAGACAAATTTTAGAGATAAATTTCTAAAGTTAAAAAGAGCTATAAATAGTAAAAATTTAGACGAAATGTTTATAAATGCAAGTAGTTATGTAGATAGGTCGGACGTAACTAAATTTCTAAAAATAGGGCTAAAACAAGAGTATGTGAATGTGTGGAAAAATGAGCACAAGCTTGATTTTTTAGATCATATGATGATGTGTGATTATAAGCTTTTTATGTGTGATGATGTGCTTACAAAAGTTGATCGCGCTACAATGAGTGTTAGCTTAGAGGGACGTGAGCCGCTACTAGATTATCGTTTGATAGAGTATTTGGCACGCGTTCCAGTAAATATAAAATATAAGAATAATCAGCCAAAATATTTGCTAAGACAAATTCTGTACAAATATATCCCAAAAGATATAATAGACAAGCCAAAATCAGGCTTTCAGATCCCGCTTGCAAAGTGGTTAAGGGGTGATATAAGATGGCTCGTTGAAGAGAATTTGGACTCTAGGGCTTTAAATGATGAGATATTTGATGTAAAACAAATACAAAATTTAAAAGATAGATTTTATGCTGGAGAAGAGCTTCAAAGTCTTATTTGGTTTATGGTGGTTTATCAAATGTGGAAAAGGAGATGGCTTGAGTAA
- a CDS encoding glycosyltransferase family 4 protein, giving the protein MSKSVFMVTNSAWSGYNFRLSLANHLKKNGFKVSFVVPFDEKYSALLEEEFEVFHVNFDAKGINPLVDLKTFFSLLALYKKEKPACVLNFTIKPNIYSSLACKILGICCISNITGLGTVFIKQSFVTSIVKFLYKISLNANKVVFFQNLDDQDLFKNLGIISKRKCDLLPGSGVDINKFAPRQENKSDEKFKFLCVARLIKDKGIFELVEAGKILRKKRDDFKILLLGEKNVKNNTAISDEELNSWLKNDFLVYLGMSDDVSKIVASAECVVLASYKEGMSKSLLEAASMAKPLIATNVSGCKEIVDDGVNGFLCEPKNSIDLAKKMEKILNLDKNILEQMGKNGREKMILSFDENIVLEKYTKAIMD; this is encoded by the coding sequence TTGAGTAAAAGCGTCTTTATGGTGACAAATAGCGCTTGGAGTGGGTACAACTTTAGACTGAGCCTTGCAAATCACCTAAAGAAAAACGGCTTTAAAGTGTCGTTTGTTGTTCCATTTGATGAAAAATACTCGGCTTTATTAGAAGAAGAATTTGAAGTTTTTCATGTAAATTTTGATGCAAAAGGGATAAATCCGTTAGTTGATCTAAAAACTTTTTTTAGTTTGCTAGCCCTTTATAAAAAGGAGAAGCCAGCTTGTGTCTTAAATTTTACTATTAAGCCAAATATTTATAGTTCACTTGCCTGTAAAATTTTGGGCATTTGTTGTATTAGCAATATCACGGGACTTGGGACGGTTTTTATAAAACAAAGTTTTGTCACAAGCATAGTTAAATTTCTTTATAAGATATCGCTAAATGCAAACAAGGTTGTATTCTTTCAAAATTTAGATGATCAAGATCTATTTAAAAATTTAGGCATTATTTCAAAAAGAAAATGCGACCTGCTGCCAGGAAGTGGTGTAGATATAAATAAATTTGCCCCAAGACAAGAGAACAAAAGCGACGAAAAATTTAAATTTTTATGTGTAGCAAGACTTATAAAAGATAAAGGCATTTTCGAATTAGTTGAGGCTGGTAAAATTTTAAGAAAAAAAAGAGATGATTTTAAGATATTGCTACTTGGAGAAAAAAATGTTAAAAATAATACTGCCATTAGTGATGAAGAGTTAAATTCGTGGCTTAAAAACGACTTTTTGGTTTATCTTGGTATGAGCGATGATGTAAGTAAAATTGTAGCTAGTGCTGAGTGTGTTGTGCTGGCATCGTATAAAGAGGGAATGTCAAAAAGTTTATTAGAGGCCGCATCCATGGCAAAGCCATTAATAGCTACAAATGTTAGTGGCTGTAAAGAAATAGTAGATGATGGAGTAAACGGCTTTTTGTGTGAGCCAAAAAACTCTATAGATCTCGCTAAAAAAATGGAAAAAATTTTAAATCTTGATAAAAATATTCTTGAACAAATGGGTAAAAACGGCAGAGAAAAGATGATTTTATCTTTTGATGAGAATATTGTCCTAGAAAAATATACGAAAGCTATTATGGACTAA
- a CDS encoding sugar transferase, which yields MIILGEKYAFTSLELEKLRKKFGQVNFLSHENSDAKALRSALENLIKSGDQRLIVLNTAKPVDGKLVRFLTLLQFKTKYKKIKFLNVENFLEIYLHKCYIPENGENLNFLDEIRPYGAFAYTLKRMIDYASCLILFILLFGLKFYVKRKIDVQSPGSLYFLQSRVGLNNKEFECIKFRSMMEDAEKDGAKFASENDERVFEFGEFMRKTRIDEVPQCINVLRGQMHLIGPRPERRYWINFFEKEIPYYNERHIVRPGITGWAQVNYHYGANTHDAKQKLMYDLYYIKHWSLWLEIKTIFKTFEIILGKKGI from the coding sequence ATGATCATCCTTGGCGAAAAATATGCTTTTACCAGCTTAGAACTAGAAAAGCTTAGAAAGAAATTTGGTCAAGTAAATTTTTTATCCCATGAAAATAGCGACGCAAAAGCCTTGCGAAGCGCACTAGAAAATCTCATAAAATCAGGCGATCAAAGGCTAATCGTGCTAAATACCGCAAAGCCAGTTGATGGCAAACTGGTGAGATTTCTCACGCTTTTGCAGTTTAAAACGAAGTATAAAAAGATAAAATTTCTAAACGTAGAGAATTTTTTAGAAATTTATCTGCACAAATGTTATATCCCAGAAAATGGTGAAAATCTTAATTTTTTAGATGAGATAAGGCCTTATGGTGCCTTTGCTTACACACTCAAGCGGATGATCGATTATGCTAGCTGCTTAATACTTTTTATCTTGCTTTTTGGCCTAAAATTTTATGTAAAAAGAAAGATAGACGTGCAATCGCCTGGAAGCCTTTACTTTTTACAAAGTAGAGTTGGTCTAAATAACAAGGAATTTGAATGTATAAAATTTCGCTCGATGATGGAAGATGCCGAGAAAGATGGAGCAAAATTTGCTAGTGAAAATGATGAGAGAGTGTTTGAATTTGGCGAATTTATGCGAAAAACTCGTATAGACGAGGTGCCGCAGTGTATAAATGTGCTTCGAGGGCAAATGCATCTGATAGGTCCAAGGCCTGAGCGAAGATACTGGATAAATTTCTTTGAAAAAGAGATACCTTACTACAATGAACGCCATATCGTCCGCCCAGGGATTACCGGCTGGGCACAGGTAAATTACCATTATGGCGCAAATACACATGACGCCAAGCAAAAGCTGATGTATGATCTTTACTACATCAAACACTGGTCGCTTTGGCTAGAGATAAAAACTATATTTAAAACATTTGAGATAATACTAGGCAAAAAAGGTATTTAG
- a CDS encoding YeiH family protein, giving the protein MSHKFLAVLVLALICAISFMLSNTILAKFHTSPLIISIILGAIFANLFTKQTQILKSSGVVAIAGKQILRLGIVLFGFNISLSEIASVGTIGVIYAAFMVFATFCFALFTAKALELSKDSAALIGSGASICGAAAVMATQNEIKADANKLAIAICTVVLFGTIGMFIYPFIAKFLALTPHQTGFFIGGSLHEVAHVVAASAAFDSTANSTAVIIKMLRVIMLVPFLFLLNFLNLSQNSGGSKLKSIPWFALFFLVAICVRSLPFFPENLVQILKLAASICLCVAVCALGFGIDRSIFKATGKKPFLLAFFIFLWLICSSLIFVKTLC; this is encoded by the coding sequence ATGTCTCATAAATTTCTTGCTGTGCTTGTTTTAGCGCTGATTTGTGCCATTTCTTTTATGCTCTCAAACACGATTTTAGCTAAATTTCACACCAGCCCGCTCATTATCTCTATCATTTTAGGCGCCATTTTTGCAAATCTTTTTACAAAACAAACTCAAATTTTAAAAAGTAGTGGCGTCGTAGCGATCGCTGGGAAGCAAATTTTAAGACTTGGCATCGTACTTTTTGGCTTTAATATAAGCCTTAGCGAGATCGCAAGTGTCGGCACCATTGGCGTGATATATGCAGCTTTTATGGTATTTGCGACCTTTTGCTTTGCGCTTTTTACCGCTAAAGCTTTGGAGCTTAGCAAAGATAGCGCTGCGCTCATTGGCTCAGGAGCTAGTATATGCGGTGCAGCTGCTGTTATGGCTACTCAAAATGAGATAAAAGCAGACGCAAACAAGCTTGCTATCGCTATTTGCACGGTGGTACTTTTTGGGACGATTGGTATGTTTATCTATCCATTTATCGCTAAATTTCTAGCTCTCACGCCGCACCAAACCGGTTTTTTTATCGGTGGCTCGCTTCACGAAGTAGCCCATGTAGTGGCAGCCTCAGCGGCATTTGATAGTACAGCAAACAGCACCGCCGTCATCATAAAAATGCTTCGCGTCATCATGCTAGTACCTTTTTTGTTTTTGCTAAATTTCTTAAATTTAAGCCAGAATAGCGGCGGCTCAAAGCTAAAGAGCATACCATGGTTTGCACTATTTTTCCTAGTGGCGATCTGCGTTAGGTCTTTGCCATTTTTCCCTGAAAATTTGGTGCAAATTTTAAAGCTAGCCGCCAGCATTTGCCTTTGTGTTGCGGTGTGTGCTTTGGGATTTGGGATAGATAGGAGTATATTTAAAGCGACTGGCAAAAAGCCATTTTTGCTAGCATTTTTTATATTTTTATGGCTTATTTGCTCATCGCTTATCTTTGTTAAGACTCTTTGCTAG